In Francisella salimarina, the following proteins share a genomic window:
- a CDS encoding glutaredoxin: MKVKIYTRNGCPFCVWAKQWFDENEIFFEETIMDDHSQRLRFYEEMNQSGKVAFPISTVPQIFIDDEHVGGFTDLKANEKEILAKK, translated from the coding sequence ATGAAAGTAAAAATATATACTAGAAATGGCTGTCCATTTTGCGTATGGGCGAAACAATGGTTTGATGAGAATGAAATATTCTTTGAAGAAACCATAATGGATGATCACTCTCAACGTCTTAGATTTTACGAAGAAATGAATCAAAGTGGTAAAGTTGCTTTCCCGATTTCAACTGTACCACAAATATTCATTGATGATGAGCATGTTGGTGGCTTTACAGATCTTAAAGCCAATGAGAAAGAAATCTTAGCTAAGAAATAG
- a CDS encoding ribonucleoside-diphosphate reductase subunit alpha: MSNEKYLGIHIDISKDHELSEQAQQLLTNYYCLENEPSPQYAFARASVAYSFGDMNLAQRIYDAASKGWFMFASPVLSNAPLPGAKVKSLPISCFLSYVPDSLEGLIEHSSELRWLSVKGGGVGGHWSNVRAVSNKAPGPIPFMHTVDADMVAYRQGKTRKGSYAAYMDVSHPDIVEFLGIRVPTGDVNRKCLNLHHAVNLTDDFMQAVADDADWKLVDPDDKTVRDIVKARKIWETILETRYRTGEPYLNFIDTANRALPKSQKELGLTIKGSNLCNEIHLVTDEKRTAVCCLSSVNLEKYDEWKDTSLIKDLIRFLDNVLQFFIDHAGDEISKARYSASRERSLGLGAMGFHSYLQKHNVPFESQKAKEINEEIFKRIKEQAVEETLILGSEKGEAPDMAGTGRRNAHLLAIAPNANSSLILNTSPSIEPWKANAFTSRTRVGSHLTKNKYLERELEKVGKNTEEVWSDIITNGGSVQQLEFLSDDIKAVFKTAIEMDQDWVVYLGGQRQNHLCQGQSLNIFFPAGASRGYLHKVHFNAWKYGCKGLYYLRTETSNRAENISKKVEKNRLVEFSELKQSENECIACEG; the protein is encoded by the coding sequence ATGTCTAATGAAAAATACCTTGGCATCCATATAGATATATCTAAGGATCATGAGCTATCAGAACAAGCACAACAATTGCTTACTAATTACTATTGTCTAGAGAATGAACCCTCTCCACAATATGCTTTTGCAAGAGCTTCTGTTGCATACTCTTTTGGCGATATGAACCTTGCGCAACGCATATATGATGCTGCATCTAAAGGTTGGTTTATGTTTGCATCTCCGGTGCTTTCAAATGCCCCTCTTCCAGGTGCAAAAGTTAAATCATTGCCAATAAGTTGCTTTTTATCTTATGTTCCAGATTCATTAGAAGGCCTTATAGAACACTCATCTGAGCTTAGATGGCTGTCAGTAAAAGGTGGTGGTGTCGGTGGACACTGGTCAAATGTAAGAGCTGTTTCAAATAAAGCTCCGGGACCGATACCGTTTATGCACACAGTTGATGCAGATATGGTTGCTTATAGACAAGGTAAAACTCGCAAAGGCTCTTATGCTGCTTATATGGATGTTTCTCATCCAGATATAGTTGAATTCTTGGGTATACGTGTACCAACAGGTGATGTGAACAGAAAGTGCTTAAATCTACACCATGCAGTTAATTTAACTGATGACTTTATGCAAGCAGTTGCTGACGATGCAGATTGGAAACTTGTAGACCCTGATGACAAAACTGTTAGAGATATAGTCAAAGCTCGTAAAATATGGGAAACAATTCTAGAGACTCGCTATCGTACTGGTGAACCTTATTTAAACTTTATCGATACTGCGAATAGAGCGTTACCAAAATCACAAAAAGAGCTTGGTTTAACAATTAAAGGCTCTAACCTATGTAATGAGATTCATTTAGTAACTGATGAAAAGCGTACAGCAGTTTGTTGTCTTTCTTCAGTAAATTTAGAAAAGTATGATGAATGGAAAGATACATCTCTAATTAAAGATTTAATTAGATTTTTAGACAATGTTTTACAGTTTTTCATAGATCATGCTGGAGATGAAATTTCTAAAGCTAGATATAGTGCTTCTCGTGAAAGAAGTCTTGGCTTGGGTGCTATGGGCTTTCACTCATATTTACAGAAGCATAATGTTCCATTTGAATCTCAAAAAGCCAAAGAAATTAATGAAGAGATATTTAAGCGTATAAAAGAGCAAGCTGTAGAAGAGACTCTAATATTAGGATCTGAAAAAGGTGAAGCTCCTGATATGGCTGGTACTGGTCGTAGAAATGCTCACTTATTAGCAATAGCACCTAATGCCAATAGTTCTCTTATATTAAACACTTCGCCAAGTATCGAGCCTTGGAAAGCAAATGCTTTTACCTCAAGAACTAGGGTTGGTTCACATTTAACTAAGAATAAATACTTAGAAAGAGAGTTAGAAAAGGTTGGTAAAAATACTGAGGAAGTTTGGTCAGATATTATTACTAATGGAGGCTCTGTTCAACAGCTAGAATTCTTGAGTGATGATATTAAAGCTGTATTTAAAACAGCAATAGAAATGGATCAAGATTGGGTTGTATATTTAGGTGGACAACGTCAAAACCATCTATGCCAAGGTCAATCTCTTAATATATTTTTTCCAGCTGGAGCTTCTCGTGGTTATCTCCATAAAGTTCACTTCAATGCTTGGAAATATGGTTGTAAAGGATTATATTACTTAAGAACAGAGACTTCTAATAGAGCCGAAAATATTTCTAAGAAGGTTGAAAAAAATAGGCTTGTAGAATTCTCAGAGTTAAAACAATCTGAGAATGAATGTATCGCTTGTGAGGGCTAA
- the mdh gene encoding malate dehydrogenase, which translates to MARKKIALIGAGNIGGTLAHLSLIKQLGDVVLFDIAPGMPQGKALDLLQTCPIEGVDFKVRGTNDYKDLEHSDVVIVTAGVPRKPGMSRDDLLGINIKVMQAVGEGIKHNCPDAFVICITNPLDIMVNMLQKFSGVPDNKIVGMAGVLDSARFRTFLADELNVSVQQVQAYVMGGHGDTMVPLTKMSNVAGVSLEQLVKEGKISQERLDSIVARTRSGGGEIVALLKTGSAYYAPAAAGIQMAESYLRDKKMVLPCAAKVKAGMYGVDEDLFVGVPTEISANGVRPIEVEISDKEREQLQVSINAVKELNIAAAEILSK; encoded by the coding sequence ATGGCTAGAAAGAAAATAGCGCTTATTGGTGCTGGTAATATTGGTGGAACACTTGCTCATTTATCACTAATCAAGCAGCTAGGTGATGTGGTTCTTTTTGATATAGCTCCAGGCATGCCTCAGGGTAAAGCTCTAGACTTATTACAAACTTGCCCTATTGAAGGAGTTGATTTCAAAGTTAGAGGTACAAATGATTATAAAGATCTAGAACACTCTGATGTGGTAATAGTCACAGCTGGTGTACCAAGAAAGCCTGGTATGTCTCGTGATGATTTACTTGGCATCAACATTAAAGTAATGCAAGCTGTAGGCGAAGGTATCAAGCACAACTGCCCAGATGCATTTGTTATATGTATCACGAATCCTCTTGATATCATGGTAAATATGCTACAAAAGTTCTCTGGTGTACCTGATAATAAGATTGTTGGTATGGCTGGTGTACTTGATTCTGCAAGATTTAGAACTTTCTTAGCAGATGAGCTTAATGTCTCTGTACAGCAAGTTCAGGCTTATGTAATGGGGGGACATGGTGATACTATGGTACCTCTTACAAAAATGTCTAATGTTGCGGGCGTATCTCTAGAGCAACTAGTCAAAGAAGGCAAAATTAGCCAAGAAAGATTAGATTCTATAGTAGCTAGAACTAGAAGTGGTGGTGGTGAGATTGTAGCTTTACTTAAAACAGGTTCTGCTTACTATGCTCCAGCTGCTGCAGGTATACAAATGGCAGAAAGCTATCTAAGAGATAAGAAGATGGTACTCCCATGTGCTGCAAAAGTAAAAGCTGGTATGTATGGTGTTGACGAAGATCTATTCGTAGGTGTTCCAACAGAAATCTCTGCTAATGGCGTAAGGCCTATTGAAGTTGAAATTTCTGATAAAGAAAGAGAGCAACTTCAAGTATCAATTAATGCAGTTAAAGAGCTTAATATTGCCGCTGCTGAAATTTTATCAAAATAA
- a CDS encoding MFS transporter has product MLKKIMSNVGLLVGIVGLIIFMFGLVETDVAQKNLIVFFATFFLFLSAVIQKEPFFSGLQGIAFVSATMVFFSFSQIYNLLVFIVLAIIFSITYFSKYKINIARVCAFIGLVALCFGILLSRNEPMIVCGIVLAIYAVFSIREGYTVGWVFLILNLLFAIVAANAIFGFI; this is encoded by the coding sequence ATGTTAAAAAAAATTATGAGTAATGTAGGCTTACTAGTGGGAATTGTAGGTCTAATAATATTTATGTTTGGTTTAGTTGAAACAGATGTTGCTCAGAAAAATCTTATAGTTTTTTTTGCAACTTTTTTCTTATTCTTATCAGCTGTGATCCAAAAAGAGCCGTTTTTTAGTGGTTTGCAAGGTATTGCATTTGTTAGTGCCACTATGGTTTTTTTTAGTTTTTCTCAGATATATAATTTACTAGTATTCATAGTATTGGCAATTATATTCTCAATTACTTATTTTAGTAAGTATAAAATAAATATAGCTAGAGTTTGTGCTTTTATAGGGCTTGTAGCGTTATGTTTTGGTATACTATTGAGTAGAAATGAACCTATGATTGTATGTGGTATAGTTCTGGCTATTTATGCTGTATTTTCAATTAGAGAAGGTTATACGGTGGGTTGGGTGTTCTTGATACTCAATCTGTTGTTTGCGATTGTCGCAGCTAATGCGATATTTGGTTTTATTTAA
- the coq7 gene encoding 2-polyprenyl-3-methyl-6-methoxy-1,4-benzoquinone monooxygenase → MRKLSFLDRIVEEIDSYARFTKHPLNPNRKSPAGDIRDGKLSDEDKKHAAGLMRVDYTGEICAQGLYRGQASVAKSVETKEHLYHAADEEYDHLAWCAERLDELEAKPSLLNPFWYWASFSIGATAGSISDSLSYGFVVETEKQVMKHLDSHLKNLPVNDNRSREILKQMYLDESEHAIEAEKAGGKKLPKPVKAIMKLQSKVMTTLAYRF, encoded by the coding sequence ATGAGAAAATTATCTTTTTTAGATCGAATTGTTGAAGAAATTGATAGTTATGCAAGATTTACAAAGCATCCTCTTAATCCCAATAGAAAGTCTCCAGCTGGTGATATAAGAGATGGTAAGTTATCTGACGAGGATAAAAAACACGCAGCTGGACTGATGCGAGTTGATTATACTGGAGAAATTTGTGCTCAAGGACTTTATAGAGGGCAAGCATCTGTAGCAAAATCAGTTGAAACAAAAGAGCACTTATATCACGCAGCTGACGAAGAGTATGACCATTTAGCTTGGTGTGCGGAGCGACTAGATGAGTTAGAGGCAAAGCCTAGTTTACTAAATCCATTTTGGTACTGGGCATCTTTTAGTATAGGAGCTACCGCTGGCTCTATTAGTGATAGTCTAAGTTATGGTTTTGTTGTGGAGACAGAAAAACAAGTTATGAAACACCTGGATTCACATTTAAAAAACTTACCAGTTAATGATAATCGCTCACGTGAGATACTTAAACAAATGTACCTTGATGAATCTGAGCATGCAATTGAAGCAGAGAAAGCTGGAGGCAAAAAGTTACCTAAACCTGTAAAAGCTATAATGAAGCTTCAGTCAAAAGTAATGACTACACTGGCGTATAGATTCTAA